The sequence below is a genomic window from Deinococcus carri.
AGGTCAGTTACGTGTTACTCACCCGTGCGCCACTCAGTCCGAAGACTGCGTTCGACTTGCATGTCTTAAGCACGCCGCCAGCGTTCACCCTGAGCCAGGATCAAACTCTCCATAAAATGGCTCAAGCAACGGTCCGCGAGCGGACCGTTCGTTGATTAGTGTTCACCCCAAGCCTAAGCCTGGTGTCTGTTGAGCCTCGCGGCTCTTCACGAGTCTGGAGAAATCCCTAAGGACTTCCGCTCGTACCACCCTGTCAGGTGGCCCTGTCATCGTCACTTGCACCAGCTTGTCATGCGTCCCGGCGGGTCTCTTGCGAGCTTTTCCGCCTCGCCCTTTTTCTCGGGCGAAGAGAAATATACGGCACCGCCCCAGATATGTCAACACCCCGTGCGAGCGGCGCACCGGGGTGAAGGAAGTCTCAGGAAAAGCGCGTCTCAGCGCGACTTCTCGCCCTCCTGCTCGGGCAGGCCGTACAGGTGCCAGCGGGCGTCCACACGGCGCTGGACCTCGGGAGTCATCTCGATCTTGGGGGGCCACTCGCGGACGAAGCCCTCCTCGGGGAGTTTGCGTGCGCCGTCCCAGGCGAGGAAGCCGCCGCCCGGCGTGGAGAGGGAATGCACATCACGCTCGGGGTCGATGTTGTTGAGGATGGTCCACCACACGTCCTGTTCGCTTTGCACGTCGGTCTGCTCGTCGGCGATCAGGAGATGGCGGATGCCGGCGGCGGCAGGGTGGGCAGCAAAGCTTTCTGCCAGGGCCTGCGCCTGAACGGGGTGGGTCTTATGCAGCGCCACATACCAGAAGCCGTCGGGGGTCTGGCGCTGGGCGAGGACACCCTCGAAGTCGGGGAGGTCGGGGGCGACGCGGGGGGTGAAGACGGGTTCCGGGGCCACCTCCTGCCCCTGGGCCTCGCGGCTGCTGGCGGCGCTGCCGACCTCCTCGGGAAGTTTGGTGGTGGCGTCGATGATCAGCTTGCCGCCGTAGCCCCAACCCCGGCTGGAGTGGTCCAGCACGTCGATGGGGCCACGGGTGGTCAGGGTGTCGCGGCCCGGCACGGCCCTGGCCGCCACCTCCCGCCAGACGGCCGCAAAGTCGTTGACCCGCACGTCCTCGTCGACGACCACGATCACCTTGGCGAACATCATCTGGCCCAGGCCGAAAAGGCCGTTCGCGACCTTGTAGGCGTGGCCGGGGTAACTCTTCTTGATGCTGACGACCACGAGGTTATGGGCGACCCCGGCGGGCGGCATGTGGTAGTCCACGATTTCCGGCAGGATCATCTGCGCGGCAGGCAGGAAGAGACGCTCGCTGGCCTCGATCAGGTAGGCATCCTCCATCGGTGGGCGGCCCACGATGGTGGCGGGGTAGACGGGCTGACGGCGCATGGTGATCGCCGTGACATGAAAGCGCGGGTAGAGGTCGGGCAGGGTGTAGAAGCCGGTGTGGTCGCCGAAGGGACCTTCCACCGCCCAGTCTTCCTGGGGGTCCACGTAGCCTTCGAGGATGAACTCGGCGTTGGCAGGCACGTCGAGGTCCACGGTAACGCCCTTCATCACGGGCGAGCGCTGGCCGCGCAGGTACCCCGCCAGGGCGAACTCGTCGAGGCCGGGGATGGGCGGGAGGGGGGCGGTCGCGGCGTAAATCAGGGCCGGGTCGCCGCCCAGGGCGACGGCCACCTCCAGCCGCTGACCCAGCCGCCGCGCCTTTTCCAGATGCTTCGTGCCGGTCTTGTGGCGCTGCCAGTGCATCCCGGTGACGTTCCGGCCCATCACCTGCATGCGGTACATGCCCATGTTGCGCTCGCCGGTCTCGGGGTCGCGGGTGATGACGAGGGGCAGGGTGACGAACGGCCCGCCGTCGAGCGGCCAGCAGTTCAGGATGGGCAGCCGCCCCAGATCCACCTCGTCGCCGGTCCAGATGACCTCCTGCGCCGGGCCGGAGCGGACGCGGCGGGGCGGCAGGTGCAAGACGTCGCGCAGCTTGCCCACGTTGCCCAGCAGCCCGCCCAGGCCCCCGCTGCCCTTCAGGTCGATCAGGTGCCGCACCTTCGCGGCGAGGTCGTCGAGGTCCTGCACCCCCAGGGCCAGGGCGGTGCGCTCGCGCGTGCCCATCAGGCCGATCACCAGAGGGAAGTCGCTGCCTTTCACGTTCTCGAACAGCACCGCCGGCCCGCCCTGCTTGACCAGACGGTCGGCAATCTCGGTGATTTCCAGGTCGCGGTCCACTGGAAAGGACACGCGCACCAGCTCGCCGCGTTCCTCCAGCAGCTGCATGAAGCTCTGGAGGTCGGGACTGCGGGGGCCGGGCCTGAGAAAGCGGGGACTGGGGAGGCGGGGAGGGGCCATGCGGCGAGTCTAGGGTGAGGGGCGGGGGGCAACCGTACCCTGGGCCATGCCCTCTGCCCCTCCCCCACCCCCTCCCCAGGCGGACGAGCTGCACGCCGCCCGGCTCACCACGCTGCGGCACCTGGACGAACTGCTCGACCGGCCCATGACGGTGCTGAGTTTCGTGTGGCTGGCGCTGCTGGTGCTGGACCTGACGCTGGGCCTCTCACCCTTTCTCCAGTCGCTGAGCAACGTGATCTGGGGCATTTTCATTCTGGATTTCCTGCTGTCCTTTTCCCTGGCCCCCCACAAGCTCGCCTACCTGCGCCGCAACTGGCTGACGGCCCTGAGCCTGCTGCTGCCCGCCCTGCGAGTACTTCGGGCCTTCCGGGGGCTGCGTGCCCTGCGGGTGCTGCGCATGACGCGCGGCCTGAACCTGCTGCGCATCCTGACCGGACTGAACCGGGGCCTGCGAACGCTGCAACGCACCCTGCGCCGCCGCCAGCTCGGCTTCGTGCTGGGGGCGACCGGGCTGGTGGCACTTGCGGGGGCGGCGGGCATGGCGTCCTTCGAGGCCGGGCAGATGGGCGCACCCCGTACCTACGGCGGCTGGCTGTACTGGACCGGGATGCTGCTCACCAGCCTGGGGCCGGAATACTGGCCCCGCACCGGTGAGGGGCAGGTGCTGTCCTTTCTGCTGGGGCTGTACGGCTTCTCGGTCTTCGGCTACATCACCGCCGCCCTTGCCAGCCTCTTTGTCGGCAGCGACCAGGAACGCGAACCCGCCGAGGACGAGGTGAACAATGAGGTACTGCGCCGCGAACTGCGGGAACTGCGGGGAGACATTGCAGCATTGCGGGAGGAGTTGGGGGGGAGGGGTTAGGCGTTAGGGGTAAGTGGGATGTGGTGAGTGGTCAGTGGAGGTCGTGAAGGCTTTCACGGTCTGCCTTCTGCCTTCTGCCTTCTGCCTTCTGCCTTCTGCCTTCTGCCTTCTGCCTTCTGCCTTCTGCCTTCTGCCTTCTGCCTTCTGCCCTGTTACCCTGCCCCCATGACCCCCACTTCCCACAATCCCATCGCACTCATGCGTGATGCCCTGCGAGACACAGCGGCCCTGCCCGGCAGCGTGGACGGCTGGCTGCTCTACGACTTCCAGGGCCTCAACCCCCACGCCCGCACCGTGCTGGGGCTGCCTGCTGGGGCGCACCTGACGCGGCGCTTTTTCGTGTGGGTGCCGCGCGAGGGGCAGGCCGCGCTGCTGCACAACCACATCGAAGGGGGCACCTGGGCCACGCTGACGCAGGACTGGGACATGGAAAGGCGGCCCTTCGGCTCACACGCAGAGCTGGAGGCGGCGCTGCGCGAGGTGGTCGCCGGGAGGACCGTGGCGATGGAGTACAGCCCGCACGGGGCCGTGCCCTACGTGAGCCGGGTGGACGCGGGCACGCTGGAGCGGGTCCGGGCGGCGGGCGCGGAGGTGGTGAGCAGCGCCGACCTGCTCCAGTCCTTCCTGGTGTGGTCGCCGGAAGACCTGGCGGCCCACCGGCGGGCGGCGGCCGTGCTGATGCGGGCGAAGGACGACGCCTTCCGCCTGATCCACGAGCGGCTGCGTGCGGGCGAGCCGGTCACGGAACTGGACGCGCAGGCCGTGATTGAGCGGGCGATTGCGGACGCCGGGATGAGCAGCGGCCACCCGGTCAACGTGAGCTTCGGCGCGAACGCCGCCGACCCGCATTACCAGCCCGAGGGGGAGAAGAACGCGACCTTGCAAAGGGGCGAGTGCGTGCTGATCGACCTGTGGGCGCAGGAGGCGGGCCGACCCTTCGCGGACGTGACCTGGGTGGGGTACGCGGGCGAGCCGGGCAACGAGTACCGGGAAGCGTGGGAAGCGGTACGCGGGGCGCGGGACGCCGCGCTGACACTGCTGCGTGAGCGGTACGCGGCGGAAGGCTGGGGGCACGTGCAGGGCTGGGAGGGCGACCGGGCCGCGCGGGACGCGATGGGTGAGCAGTGGGGACGGCATTTCCTGCACCGCACCGGCCATGACCTGGGGGTGCAGATTCACGGCTCGGGCGCGAACCTCGACGACTACGAGACGCACGACACGCGCACCCTCACGCCCGGCCTGGCCGTGACGGTCGAACCCGGCACCTACCCGCGCGAGAAGGGCTTCGGCATCCGCACGGAGGTGGACGTGTTCCTGGCCCCGGAAGGGCCGCAGGTCACGACTGACCTCCAGCAGCAGCCCTTCGTGCTGGGTGCGGGCGAGTGGGAGGCCGTGCGGGCGGCGGCGTATGGGGAAACGGCGCGGGCCGGGGCCTCCGCCTGAGCCGTTCCTAGGGCGGGGCGCAGAAAGGTTGCCGCTTTTTGGCAACCTTTCCGAGCGAAGCGAGAAGGGCAAAAAGGGCGGCGCGCAGTGGAGTGGACGCCTGATACGGATTCCGATTGAAGGGTGTTGAAAACACCCGGAAATCCGACCAGAGGGAGAAGGAACAAGGGCGGATTTCGGGAGATGCATGAACAGGCAGTGCCCTCCCGACTGTTCAGGAATTGGACGGAATCCGTATGAAACATGCGGCAACGCAACGGAGCGCCGCCCTAGCCTGCCCGGCCGGGTGCGCCCGCCTCCCGCGTGGGGGGCGAGGCGTACAGCCGGGCATCGAGCCAGAGGCCGACCCCCAGTTGCGTGAGGCCCAGCAGGCGCGTGATGCCGGGCCGCTCGGCGCACCATTCCATCAGTTGCCGCACGCCGGGAACCGGCATCCACCACATCAGGCTGTGCCCCACCGGGCGCACCACAGAGATCAGGCCGTCACCGATCAGGATGACGGAAAAGACCTCCAGCAACCGCTTCGTCCGCAGACTTGCTTTCATGGGGTTCTCCTCTCAGGCGAGGGCTTCGACGGCGAGGATGCCCTCGGCGATGTCGCGCAGGTTCTCGCCGGTCACGTCGGGCCTGGGGGCGGCCGGGTTCAGGACCTTGCCCGGCCGCCCGACAAAAGCGGTCTTGCAGCTAGCCGCCGCGGCACCCGTCACGTCCCAGGCGTGGGCAGCGACCAGCCACATCCGGGCAGGACTGACCTGCAACTGCCGGGCGGCATACAGGTACGGCTCGCGGGCGGGCTTGAGCCGCTTCACGTCGTCGGCCGACAGCGCCTGCTCGAAGAAGTCTCGCAGGCCGGCAAAGCGCAGTTCCACCTCGCTCGCCATGCCCAGCGAATTGGTCAGGGTCGCCAGCCGGTAGCCCGCCTCACGCAGGCGCTCCAGGGCCGGGACCGCGTCGGGGTGGGCGGGCAGTTCCAGCAGGGCCTTTTCCAGCCGCAGGCGGCCGGCAGCCGAGACCGAGGTGCCGCGCTTCTCGGCCAGCATGGTCAGGGCGCTCAGACCCAGCACCTCGAAGTTCTGGTAGTCGCCCACCACCGTGGACACCAGGGCGTTTTGTAGCGTCTGCTCGAACCAGACCTGCCGGGTGGCCGGATCACCGAACAGGTCCCCGAAGAGCGGGTCGAGTGACCCCAGGTCGAGCAGGGTCTCGATCACGTCGAACACGACAACGCTGGCCATGTCACCTCCGGCAGGAAGAGAGGCGGAAAGACAGGAACGGACACCCAGCATAGCCCGGCCCGCGCGCCTCTCCAGCCTCTTAAGGATGCCTGAACGCGCCGGGCCGTTAGGCTGTGGGTATGGCGAACCTCAGCTCCTCGACAATCATGCTCACGGGGGCGGGCGGCGCGCTGGCGACCGCGGTGGCCCAGGAACTGGAAGACGCGGGCGCACAGCTCGTGCTGGTGGGCCGCGGTGAGGCACTGGAGCGCGCCGCCGACCGCTTTCCCGCCACCGAGGTGCTGGACCTCGACCTACGGGACCCCGCCAGTGTGACCGCGCTGCGGAAGGTGCAGGTGGACGCGCTGGTGCATACCGTGGGGGCATTTGCCACCCAGGACGCGCAACAGGCGACGGATGAGGACCTGCGCACCATGTTCGACGAGAACATGCTGACCCTCTTCCACGCCGTGCAGGGCGTCTTGCCCCACATGCTGGAGCAGAAAGACGGGCTGATCATGGGGGTCAGCTCGGGGTCGGCGGCCCGGCTCAGTGGTCCCCACGCAGCGCTGTACACGGCCAGCAAGGCCGCTGTGGCCGCCTACATCCTCAGCCTGCACGACGAGCTGAAGGCGCAGGGGGTGCGCGGCTGTGTGCTGTACCCCATGGGGGCCATCGATACGCCCAGAAACCGGGAGGCGGGGATGAGCTGGGACGCCCTGATCGACCCGCGCGGCCTTGCCAAGAGCGTGGCCCACGCCCTGACCCGCCCCGACCGGGCACACGTCACCGAATTGAAGGTCTATCCCGACACCTGAGGACCGGCTTTTTCCCCGTCCGGAGAGGCCCTACCCCTCTCCGGTTTTCTCATCCCTTCATCAGGAGGATTCATCTCAGCTTCATGCTTGGGCAAAAGCGGCTCCGGTGGTGATCCGAATGGGGCGAGCGCGCATAAGGGCAGGTTGAAGCGACGCTGAGGCGGCTCCCGCAGCCCCCGCGTGACTGGTTTGTCCCCAGGGGTCTGTCCCCGGGTGACCCGGTCCGGGCTTCACCGTCCGTCCCGTTCCTTCCTTCTCGTTTCCGGAGGTTCCACGCATGAGCAACGACACGCAGGGTATGAGCACGCGCCGCAAGTTCCTGGGCATGGCAGGTCTGATGGGGGCCGGGGCCGTGCTGTCGGGCTGCACCAACGTCATCGCCCAGACGCCCAACCAGGACAATGGCCTCGACGCCGCCATCTTCAACTTCGCGCTGAACCTGGAGTACCTGGAAGCCGCGTTCTACCTCGCGGCCACCGGCCGTCTGGGCGAGCTGGATGCCGTCGGCGGAAGCAGCGCCAGGGTCATCCTGCCCAGCGGCTTCAATGGCAGCGCCCCGGTGGCGGGCTTGACCGGCGACATGCTGGCGATGGCGAATGAGATCGCCGACGACGAGAAGGCGCACGTCAAGGCGATTCGTGCGGTACTCACGGCGGCTGGCGCGGCCCCCGTGGCCCAGCCGCGTCTGGACCTGAGCGGCTCCTTCGCGGCGGCGGGCAACCTCGCCTCAGGCGGGAAGATCACCGGCTTCAACCCCTTCGCGGGCGAGCTGTTCTTCCTGCATGGGGCCTTCATCTTCGAGGACGTGGGTGTCACGGCCTATAAGGGGGCCGCGCGCTTCATCGACGACCAGAAAGCGGGCGGCAACCTGGACAACGCCGCGGGCATCCTGGCCGTCGAGGCCTACCACGCCGGCTCGATCCGCACGCAGCTCTACCGCCGCCGCGGTGAGCAGGCCGCTGCGGGCCTGACGGTCGAGGCCGTCGTGCAGGCCATCAGCGATCTGCGCGACAAGGTGGACGGCCCCACCGACGACGACCAGGGCATCAGCAACATGGGCAACAGCGCCAACATCGTCCCGACCGACGCCAACGGCATCGCCTTCGGCCGCACGCCGCGCCAGGTCGCCAACATCGTGCTGCTGGACACCACCGGCGCGGCCACCAAGGGCGGGTTCTTCCCCGACGGCCTGAGCGACGACGGCAAGCTCGGCACGCTGCTCAAGCTCTAACCCACCCCCTCCCAGAAGCGCGCGCCAGGGCATTACTGCTCCGGCGCGCGCTTCTCTTATGCCTCCCCGGCCACCCGCAGCAGCTCCGCCAGCCCGCCCGCAAACCCCTCCTCCAGACGCGGCCACGTGGGGGGGAAGGGTTGCGTGCGGGTCACGTCGTTGGGCACCACCACCAGCCGCAGACCCGCGGCGAGGGCGGCGGTGGCCCCGTTGAGGCTGTCCTCGACCGCGAGGCACTCGGCCGGGCGCAGGCCCAGGCGGTCGGCGACCAGGGCATAGAGTTCGGGGTCGGGCTTCACGCGGCGCACGTCGTCGCGGGTCGCCATCACCTCGAAGAGGTCGAGGAGGTCATGCTGGGCCATCCAGCGCGTGACCCAGGCCCGGTCGCTGCTGGTCGCCAGGGCCAGGCGCAGCCCGGTCGCCCGCGCCGCCTCCAGCACCGCCCGCACGCCGGGCCGCAGGTCCTGCCCCGCGATGTCGGCCAGAATGCGCTCGTGCAGCCCCGCGTGGACGCGCCCGCGGTCAGCCCGAACATGGTCCGGCAGCCCGGCCCAGGGGTCAAAGGCGTCCCAGGTGCCGATGCCGCGCTGCCAGTCCGCGAGCGCCAGTTCGCGCCCGTGTTCGCGGTACAGGGCCTGCCAGTGGTGAAACTCGCGCGTCTCGGTGTCGAGGATGGTGCCGTCGAAGTCGAAGATCAGGGCACGCAGGGGGGGAGGAGGCGTCATGGGGGCAGTGTAGGGCGGGCGGCCTTCAGACGACTTTGGGAGGACGCCTTGCCCTGGCCCCAGCCGCTAGGCTGCACGCATGGTCGACTGGGTGCAGAATCTGATGGACAGCCTGGGCTACCTGGGCATCCTGCTGCTGATGATTGTGGAAAACCTCTTTCCACCGATTCCCAGCGAGCTGATCATGCCCTCGGCGGGTTTTGCGGCCTCGCGCGGCGACATGAGCCTGCCGCTGGTGATCGCGGTGGGCACGCTGGGCAGTGTCCTGGGCACCCTGCCGCTCTACTACATCGGGCGGGCCTTTGGTGAGGAGCGGCTGGTGGGGTGGGCCGACCGCTATGGCCGCTGGCTCACGCTGAACGGCCAGGACATCCGCAAGGCCGACGCCTGGTTCGACCGCCACGGGGCGGGCGCGGTGCTGTTCGGGCGGCTGGTTCCCGGCATCCGCAGCCTGCTGAGCCTCCCGGCGGGCATGAGCGAGATGCCCCTGCCGAAATTCCTGCTCTACAGCGCCATCGGCTCGGGCCTGTGGGCCAGCGCCCTGGCCGGGGCGGGGTACCTGCTGGGCGAGAATTACGAGCAGGTCGAGCAGTACGTCGCCCCCGCCTCCAAGGTCATCCTGGCGGTGGTGGTCGTGGCGGCGGCAGTGTGGTTCCTGAGGCGGAGGAAGGCGTTAGGGGTGAGGGAGTAGGAGTTAGGAAAGGAGGCAGAGGCCTGAGCAGACCGCTTCCTGTCCCTAACACCTAACCCCTCATCCCTAACCCCTCCCTAGAACGCCCCCTCCTCAAACACCCGGCGAATCTCGGACAGATCCCGGCCCAGGCTGAGGAGGACCATCAGCAGCAGGCGGGCCTTGTGGGCGTTCAGGAAGCTGGCGGGAATGGCCCCGGCCTCCACCAGGGTCGCGCCGCCGCCCGCGTAGCCGTAGACCGGGATGACGGGGCCGGCGTGGGTGCGGGTGGCGATCACCACGGGTTTCCCGGCCGCGGCGCTGCGGGCGATCAGGGGCAGCAGTTCGGCGGGGAGGTTGCCGGTGCCCAGCGCCGCGATCACCAGGCCGTCCGAGCGCGCGTCGGCCTCCGCGTAGCCCTCGCCCTGCCAGCCCGCGTAGGCATACAGAATCTCGACGTGGGCGGTGAGGGCAGCAGGAGCGTACACGGGCCGCGCTTCCGGCATGGCGAAGTAGCGCAGGTGCGCCCCTTCTCCCAGCGGCCCCGTGCCTGTCCGGTCAATCCGCCCGATGGGGCCGGGATAGCCGCCGAAGGCGTCCACGGCGGTCGTGTGGACCTTGGTCACGGTGCGGGCGTCGAAGATGTCACCGCCGAACACCGCGAGCGGCCCGCGTCCCCGCGACTGCCCGTGCAGCGCGACCTGCGCGGCGTCGAGCAGGTTGCCGGGGCCGTCCCAGGAGGCCTCCTCGGCGTGGCGCATGCTGCCGGTCAGCACGACGGGCGTGCGGGTGGCGAGCGTGAGGTGCAGCAAAAAGGCCGTTTCCTCCAGCGTGTCGGTGCCGTGCGTGACCACGATGCCGTCCTGCCCCGGCGCGAGCTGCTCGATCAGGTGCGCGAGCAGCAGCATGTGCGCGGGCGTGACGTGCGGGCTGGGCAGGTTGAAGGGCTGGTAATCGGTGACAACCACCCCCGGCAGCCCCGGCACGCTGGGGGCCGTCTGCGGCGTGACGCCCGGCCCGTGCGGATTGGGGCGGCTGGCGATGGTGCCGCCGGTGTGGATCACGGCGAGCCGCCGCATCCTCAGCGCCGCCGCCGCAGGTTCGCCCAGACCAGCGCGATCACGAAGACCACCAGGGTCAGCGGCAGTTCCGCGACAATCGCGGTCCCGAGGTCCGCTCCCGCCCGGACCCGCTGCACGGTGCCGATTCCCAGCCACAGCAACGCCGCGAGGACCGCCGCCAGCAGGCTCGCCGGGGCGGGGGCCTTCATCCGTGCGCCGCGTCGATCAGCTGCTGGGCACCCTGGCCCAGCATGTCGGCGGCCAGTTCGGCCCCCAGGTCGGCACATTCGGCCGGGTCGCCGGAGGTGGTCGCGCGGATCACCTGGCTGCCGTCCAGCGCGCCCACCCAGCCCTCCAGCGTCAGCACGCCGCCCTTGACCGAGGCGTGGGCACCCACCGGGGCCATGCAGCCCGCCCCCAGCCCCGCCAGGAACTCGCGCTCGGCGGTGATGCGGTCGTCGGTGCCGTGGTCGTGGATGGCGTAGGCCACCTCGATATTCAGGTCGTCGTCGGCGCGGGTTTCCAGGGCCAGGGCACCCTGACCCGGCGCGGGCAGCAACACGTCGGGGTCCAGAAACTCGTCGATGCGGTGGCGCATCTCGGTGCGAATCAGGCCCGCCGCCGCCAGGATGATCGCGTCGTAATCGGGCGTGCCCAGCGCGGCCAGGCGCGTGTCGATGTTGCCGCGCAGGTCGATGATCTGGAGGTCCGGGCGGTAGGCGCGCAAAAAGGCCTTGCGCCGCACGCTGCTGGTGCCCACCCGTGCGCCCTGCGGCAGGTCCTCCAGGCGCTTCATGCCCTCCTTGCCGATCAGCACGTCGCGGGCGTCCACCCGTTTGGGAATTGAGGAAATCTCCAGGCCCGCGGGCTGCTCGGTCGGCAGATCCTTGAGGGAATGCACCGCGATGTCGATGCGCTTTGTGAGCAGCGCGTCCTCGATCTCCTTGACCCAGAAGCCCTTGTCGCCCTTCTGGGCCAGCGATTGCAGGGCGGCGCGGTCGCGGTCGCCCTTGGTGCTGATCGTCTGGATCCGGAAGTCCGTGTCCGGCCATTCCTCCTTCAGGCGGGCCACCACCCACCGGGTCTGCGCGAGCGCAAGCGTGCTGCCGCGCGTTCCTACCGTCACCGTACGCATAACCTGGGCAGTATAAACGGTGGCCGGGGTCCGCGGGCCGGTGCGGTCACAGAGCGGGTGCGGTCACATAAAGGATTGCTCAGGGCCTTCCGCGGTCAGGCGCGCCCCTACACTGTCTCCCGTGGGCAATCCCTTGCTGGAATTCGGCATCCTGGTGCTGCTGCTGATCATCAACGGTTTCTTTTCCGGCTCGGAGCTGGGCGTGGTGTCGGCCAAGCGTTCGCGGCTGGAGGCGGCGGCGGCGCGCGGTGAGCGGGGGGCGGCGGCGGCGGTGCGGCTCACCGAGCAACCCGGCACCTTCCTGGCGACCGTGCAGATCGGCATCACGCTGATCGGCACCATCAGCGCGGTGTTCGCGGGCGGCAGCCTCACGGGCTACCTGGAACCGCTGCTGCGCCCGGTGTTCGGGGCCTCGGCAGGGTCGGCGGCGAGCATCGCGGTGGTGCTGCTGGTCACCTTCCTGTCGCTGGTGCTGGGCGAACTCGCGCCCAAGGGCATCGCGCTGCGCAACCCCGAGGCTCTCGCCACGCGCGTCGCGCCCTTTTTCACGGTGCTTTCGAAGGTGGCGCGCCCCGTGGTCTGGCTGCTGGAAATGACGGCCAGCGGGCTGCTGCGGCTGCTGGGGATGCGGGAGGAGGCGCGCGAGGTGGTCACCGAGGAGGACGTCCGGGCGGTCGTGCTGCAGGCGGCCGAGAGCGGCAGCCTGGAGGAGACGGAAACCGAGCGCATCGCCTCGGTGCTGCGCTTCAACGACCGCCGGGTCCGCGACCTGATGACGCCCCGCACCGAGGCCGTGACCCTGGACCTGCTGGCCCCCACCGGGACGCTGGTCGAGACGGTGCTGGCCCAGGAACACGACCGCTACGCCGTGCGCGACGCCTCGGGCGAGGTGGTCGGCCAGGTCGCGGTGACGGACGTGCTGCGGGCGCTGCATACCGGCTCCCCACTGGCCGACTTCGTGCGGCCCGCCGCCTTCATTCCGGAAGCCGCCTGGGCCGAGGACGCGCTGACCCGCCTGGAACGCGAGGGCCACCAGCGGCTGGCGGTGGTGGTGGACGAGTACGGCGACTTCAGCGGCGTGCTGTCGATCAGCGACCTGCTGGCAGAACTCGCGGGCATGGAGGGACTGAACGACGAGGATCAGATCGTGCGCCGCGAGGACGGCTCGTTCCTGGTGAGCGGCAGCCTGCCCATGCACGAGCTGCGCCAGAGCCTGCCCCTGCCCCTGCTGCCCCGCGAGGAGTTCAGCACCCTGGCGGGCTACGTGCTGGACGTGCTGGGGGAGTTTCCCCAGGTCGGCACCGTCACCGGGGTGGAGGGCTGGCAGATCGAGGTTCTGGACGTGGACGGCGCGCGGGTCGACCGCCTGCTGGTGCGCCCGCCCCAGGACCTGCACCTGCCCTGGACGGGCGCGGAGGCTTAACGGCTAGCCCTGACTGCCCGGCCTGCTGCCGCTACAGGTCCTCGCCTGCGCCGTCCTCACCCGTTGCATCTGCCTCGGGTGTGGGCTGCATGGGCTGGGGCCGCACGAAGCGCAGGTAGTCCAGCCAGGGCGGCGTATGCCCGAGCTGCCGGATCAGCAGCGCGATCTGGGCGGTGTGACGGACCTCGTGGGTCATCACATGCCACAGGAGCTGGTCCAGGGTGACGGTGTCGCTGGCGGGATCGTCCTGCACCAGCTTGACCGGGCGGGAGAGGTCGGGAGCGGTGTCCAGCAGGGCGCGGGTCTGCCCCCCGACCTCCTGGCCGTAGCGGATAATCCAGCCCAGGTCGTACTGCTCGGCGCGGGGGCGCACCCAGTCATGCGGATAACGTTCCGCCACGCCGCCCCCCAGCGCGATGGCGTGGACCCAGTGATCCTCCACGTCCACGACATGCAGCAGCAGGTCCTTGATGTTGTGGAAACGGTCCCCGTCGATCAGGGACCGGTCCAGGTCAGCCGCCGGAAGCGCCCGCAGGAAGTTCCAGAGCTGCTCACGCGCCGCAGTCAGGTAGGCGTAGTACTCGCGGACGTTCATGGGTAGCGACAGCATACCCCGCGCCCTCCCCGGCCTGCCGCGCAATTAGGGAGCGGCAGCAGCCACCTGTTCTTCATGCTCCGGACAGGCCAGGGGGAAACCCGGCACCGCCTGCTCGGGCGGCTCGCCTGGGAGCCGTTCTCCTGGGAGCAGGGGGGCCAG
It includes:
- a CDS encoding ferritin-like domain-containing protein — its product is MSNDTQGMSTRRKFLGMAGLMGAGAVLSGCTNVIAQTPNQDNGLDAAIFNFALNLEYLEAAFYLAATGRLGELDAVGGSSARVILPSGFNGSAPVAGLTGDMLAMANEIADDEKAHVKAIRAVLTAAGAAPVAQPRLDLSGSFAAAGNLASGGKITGFNPFAGELFFLHGAFIFEDVGVTAYKGAARFIDDQKAGGNLDNAAGILAVEAYHAGSIRTQLYRRRGEQAAAGLTVEAVVQAISDLRDKVDGPTDDDQGISNMGNSANIVPTDANGIAFGRTPRQVANIVLLDTTGAATKGGFFPDGLSDDGKLGTLLKL
- a CDS encoding M24 family metallopeptidase, with the protein product MTPTSHNPIALMRDALRDTAALPGSVDGWLLYDFQGLNPHARTVLGLPAGAHLTRRFFVWVPREGQAALLHNHIEGGTWATLTQDWDMERRPFGSHAELEAALREVVAGRTVAMEYSPHGAVPYVSRVDAGTLERVRAAGAEVVSSADLLQSFLVWSPEDLAAHRRAAAVLMRAKDDAFRLIHERLRAGEPVTELDAQAVIERAIADAGMSSGHPVNVSFGANAADPHYQPEGEKNATLQRGECVLIDLWAQEAGRPFADVTWVGYAGEPGNEYREAWEAVRGARDAALTLLRERYAAEGWGHVQGWEGDRAARDAMGEQWGRHFLHRTGHDLGVQIHGSGANLDDYETHDTRTLTPGLAVTVEPGTYPREKGFGIRTEVDVFLAPEGPQVTTDLQQQPFVLGAGEWEAVRAAAYGETARAGASA
- a CDS encoding haloacid dehalogenase type II, with the translated sequence MASVVVFDVIETLLDLGSLDPLFGDLFGDPATRQVWFEQTLQNALVSTVVGDYQNFEVLGLSALTMLAEKRGTSVSAAGRLRLEKALLELPAHPDAVPALERLREAGYRLATLTNSLGMASEVELRFAGLRDFFEQALSADDVKRLKPAREPYLYAARQLQVSPARMWLVAAHAWDVTGAAAASCKTAFVGRPGKVLNPAAPRPDVTGENLRDIAEGILAVEALA
- a CDS encoding SDR family oxidoreductase, which translates into the protein MANLSSSTIMLTGAGGALATAVAQELEDAGAQLVLVGRGEALERAADRFPATEVLDLDLRDPASVTALRKVQVDALVHTVGAFATQDAQQATDEDLRTMFDENMLTLFHAVQGVLPHMLEQKDGLIMGVSSGSAARLSGPHAALYTASKAAVAAYILSLHDELKAQGVRGCVLYPMGAIDTPRNREAGMSWDALIDPRGLAKSVAHALTRPDRAHVTELKVYPDT
- a CDS encoding menaquinone biosynthesis decarboxylase, whose product is MAPPRLPSPRFLRPGPRSPDLQSFMQLLEERGELVRVSFPVDRDLEITEIADRLVKQGGPAVLFENVKGSDFPLVIGLMGTRERTALALGVQDLDDLAAKVRHLIDLKGSGGLGGLLGNVGKLRDVLHLPPRRVRSGPAQEVIWTGDEVDLGRLPILNCWPLDGGPFVTLPLVITRDPETGERNMGMYRMQVMGRNVTGMHWQRHKTGTKHLEKARRLGQRLEVAVALGGDPALIYAATAPLPPIPGLDEFALAGYLRGQRSPVMKGVTVDLDVPANAEFILEGYVDPQEDWAVEGPFGDHTGFYTLPDLYPRFHVTAITMRRQPVYPATIVGRPPMEDAYLIEASERLFLPAAQMILPEIVDYHMPPAGVAHNLVVVSIKKSYPGHAYKVANGLFGLGQMMFAKVIVVVDEDVRVNDFAAVWREVAARAVPGRDTLTTRGPIDVLDHSSRGWGYGGKLIIDATTKLPEEVGSAASSREAQGQEVAPEPVFTPRVAPDLPDFEGVLAQRQTPDGFWYVALHKTHPVQAQALAESFAAHPAAAGIRHLLIADEQTDVQSEQDVWWTILNNIDPERDVHSLSTPGGGFLAWDGARKLPEEGFVREWPPKIEMTPEVQRRVDARWHLYGLPEQEGEKSR
- a CDS encoding ion transporter codes for the protein MPSAPPPPPPQADELHAARLTTLRHLDELLDRPMTVLSFVWLALLVLDLTLGLSPFLQSLSNVIWGIFILDFLLSFSLAPHKLAYLRRNWLTALSLLLPALRVLRAFRGLRALRVLRMTRGLNLLRILTGLNRGLRTLQRTLRRRQLGFVLGATGLVALAGAAGMASFEAGQMGAPRTYGGWLYWTGMLLTSLGPEYWPRTGEGQVLSFLLGLYGFSVFGYITAALASLFVGSDQEREPAEDEVNNEVLRRELRELRGDIAALREELGGRG